In one Sphingomonas sp. AP4-R1 genomic region, the following are encoded:
- a CDS encoding TonB-dependent receptor has protein sequence MTLKFLCGTTALTCLVSVAAPALGQIKTFDVPAQPIAPGLVQIGKQADVQILVARDVSDNKRGNAVHGAMTVPVAIERFTQGSGLTTRQTGEHTYAVVATKAAPKSQEVAAPVPLALAQANSAAPPHIIPVAAQTSGPAEPVSEGVAEDIVITGFRQSYIDALRMKRDDLGVSDSISSDGLGRFPDLNVGEALQRIPGVQINREAASRDATINLRGLPGTYARYTINGQAFADPVLDGATPLGAFNADVFSAISVRKTISATDQAGGLSGIVDLQIQPALSRKDGGFFKVAGEYNSLGDYKTPSATVGYNYHITPDLAVFGVVAYKKEKFRRDSIFFNAYSPLSPTTTPNFAQYADYYSPFNANGTCPSGNVCAANGTGSKGKTGVLYASDQRQAVKYNEGSLITAAGGAEWKPTSDLRLGVTGFYTRRNLNKNFTNLMELDMRSTRAIISPTTPVVVQGDGNAYVQGFNYSNVQINDSFRSQPLLEQMWDVLGTAEWKNDDWRVTGTVSDSRGENNAVETQLDVRNLPTAAGNGANGAFNSGGGNIGNYLLTLNRNPAVIVPSGPFTWSAANQPTQVAANGDQIIVAGSSAYGLNKVKAAQGEVERKFDLPVLRGITVGARYQQDRYISQGYRTSAKGVQTQNINGNFLTDNPYTSSFFGGTAGNYLTAWPQLDYNYIVSQLQPVTTSPGDVVTPTGWINDPTNSAYSLYNFNTRRNIFAAYAQAQIGFEVWNIPVKGYAGVHYEQTHQLINAMSQQLTSAGTVFVPTQFRQNYHDFLPSVFLSANLTSKLVLRGGYNKAFVRPVVRALTPTTTVSPNSTGYSIQYGGSDLKPYYAKSWDASVEWYNRPGGLFSLAFYRKTITNLIAPENRRDRLCPSDATALGLGHLTTVGTTCLSDVLVAGNPAIITASGNYNQPNPITVTGLEFTAQQNFDFLPGLLKNLGGQFNYSYTRISGTNSDGTKAILPGVSKNNINLIGYYESPKIGLRVVYTWRDQYSLTGANSFTGGNSFVATRGQVDGSLSFKFNEQYSLSLDAFNLNDAKRVQYQVVQGIPRQVDYDGRTFTLSFHGTF, from the coding sequence ATGACGCTGAAATTTCTGTGCGGGACGACCGCGCTCACCTGCCTCGTTTCGGTCGCGGCGCCGGCACTCGGCCAGATCAAGACCTTCGATGTTCCGGCCCAGCCGATCGCGCCCGGCCTCGTCCAGATCGGCAAGCAGGCCGACGTCCAGATCCTCGTCGCCCGCGACGTGTCCGACAACAAGCGCGGCAATGCCGTCCACGGCGCGATGACCGTGCCCGTCGCGATCGAGCGCTTCACGCAAGGATCCGGCCTCACCACCCGCCAGACGGGCGAGCATACCTATGCCGTCGTCGCCACCAAGGCAGCGCCCAAGAGCCAGGAGGTCGCCGCCCCCGTCCCTTTAGCGCTGGCCCAGGCAAATAGCGCGGCGCCACCACACATCATCCCTGTCGCAGCGCAGACCTCCGGGCCGGCCGAGCCCGTCAGCGAAGGCGTGGCCGAGGACATCGTCATCACCGGCTTCCGCCAGTCCTATATCGACGCGCTGCGGATGAAGCGCGACGATCTCGGCGTGTCGGACAGCATTTCGTCCGATGGCCTCGGCCGCTTTCCCGATCTGAACGTGGGTGAGGCGCTGCAGCGCATCCCCGGGGTGCAGATCAACCGCGAAGCGGCCTCGCGCGACGCCACGATCAACCTGCGCGGCCTGCCGGGCACCTATGCGCGCTACACAATCAACGGGCAGGCCTTCGCCGATCCGGTGCTGGATGGCGCAACCCCGCTCGGCGCGTTCAACGCGGACGTCTTCTCGGCCATCTCCGTCCGCAAGACGATCTCCGCGACCGATCAGGCCGGCGGTCTGTCCGGCATCGTCGATCTCCAGATCCAGCCGGCTTTGTCGCGCAAGGATGGCGGCTTCTTCAAGGTCGCGGGCGAATATAACAGCTTGGGCGATTACAAGACGCCCTCCGCCACCGTCGGCTACAATTACCACATCACGCCCGATCTCGCGGTGTTCGGCGTGGTCGCCTATAAGAAAGAGAAGTTCCGCCGGGATTCGATCTTCTTCAACGCCTATTCGCCGCTTTCGCCGACCACGACACCCAATTTCGCGCAGTACGCCGATTATTATTCGCCCTTCAACGCGAACGGCACCTGCCCCTCCGGCAATGTCTGCGCCGCCAACGGCACCGGCAGCAAGGGCAAGACCGGCGTTCTCTACGCCTCCGATCAGCGGCAGGCGGTGAAGTATAACGAAGGCTCGCTCATCACCGCCGCCGGCGGCGCCGAGTGGAAGCCGACGAGCGACCTGCGCCTCGGCGTCACGGGCTTCTACACCCGCCGCAATCTCAACAAAAATTTCACGAACCTGATGGAGCTCGACATGCGCTCCACGCGGGCGATCATCAGCCCGACCACGCCGGTCGTCGTGCAGGGCGACGGCAATGCCTATGTGCAAGGCTTCAATTATTCGAACGTCCAGATCAACGACTCCTTCCGCTCGCAGCCTCTGCTGGAGCAGATGTGGGACGTGCTGGGCACCGCCGAATGGAAGAATGACGACTGGCGCGTCACCGGCACCGTCAGCGATTCCCGCGGCGAGAACAACGCGGTCGAAACCCAGCTCGACGTCCGCAATCTGCCGACGGCGGCGGGCAATGGCGCGAACGGCGCGTTCAATTCGGGCGGCGGCAATATCGGCAATTATCTGCTGACGCTCAACCGCAACCCGGCCGTGATCGTCCCCTCCGGCCCCTTCACCTGGAGCGCCGCCAACCAGCCGACGCAGGTGGCGGCCAATGGCGACCAGATCATCGTCGCCGGTTCCTCCGCGTACGGCCTGAACAAGGTGAAGGCGGCGCAGGGCGAAGTGGAGCGCAAGTTCGATCTGCCGGTGCTGAGGGGCATCACCGTCGGCGCGCGCTACCAGCAGGATCGCTATATCTCGCAAGGCTATCGCACCAGCGCGAAAGGCGTGCAGACGCAGAATATCAACGGCAATTTCCTGACCGACAATCCCTATACGAGCAGCTTCTTCGGCGGGACGGCCGGCAATTATCTCACCGCATGGCCGCAGCTCGATTACAATTACATCGTCTCGCAGCTGCAGCCGGTGACGACGTCCCCCGGCGATGTCGTGACGCCGACCGGCTGGATCAACGATCCGACCAATTCGGCTTACTCGCTCTATAATTTCAACACGCGCCGCAACATCTTCGCCGCCTACGCGCAGGCCCAGATCGGCTTCGAAGTGTGGAATATACCGGTCAAGGGCTATGCCGGCGTTCATTACGAACAGACGCATCAGTTGATCAACGCGATGTCGCAGCAACTGACGTCGGCCGGCACGGTGTTCGTGCCGACCCAGTTCCGGCAGAATTATCACGATTTCCTGCCGTCCGTGTTCCTCTCGGCCAATCTGACGTCCAAGCTCGTGCTACGCGGCGGCTACAATAAGGCGTTCGTGCGCCCCGTCGTCCGCGCGCTGACGCCGACCACCACGGTCAGCCCCAACTCCACCGGCTATTCGATCCAATATGGTGGCTCGGATCTGAAGCCTTATTATGCCAAATCCTGGGATGCCTCGGTCGAATGGTATAACCGGCCGGGCGGCCTCTTCTCGCTGGCTTTCTATCGCAAGACGATCACGAACCTGATCGCGCCCGAAAACAGGCGTGACCGGCTGTGCCCGTCCGACGCGACCGCGCTGGGCCTCGGCCATCTGACCACCGTCGGCACCACCTGCCTCAGCGACGTCCTCGTCGCCGGAAATCCCGCGATCATCACGGCATCGGGCAATTACAATCAGCCCAACCCGATCACGGTCACCGGCCTGGAATTCACCGCCCAGCAGAATTTCGATTTCCTGCCCGGCCTGCTCAAGAATCTGGGTGGCCAGTTCAATTATTCCTATACGCGCATCTCCGGCACGAATTCGGACGGGACCAAGGCGATCCTGCCCGGCGTATCGAAGAACAATATCAACCTGATCGGCTATTATGAGAGCCCGAAGATCGGCCTGCGCGTGGTGTATACGTGGCGCGACCAATATTCGCTCACCGGCGCGAACAGCTTCACGGGTGGCAACAGCTTCGTCGCCACGCGTGGGCAGGTTGATGGATCGCTGTCGTTCAAGTTCAACGAGCAATATTCGCTCTCGCTGGACGCGTTCAATCTGAACGACGCCAAGCGCGTCCAGTATCAGGTGGTGCAGGGCATTCCGCGTCAGGTCGACTATGACGGCCGCACCTTCACGCTCAGCTTCCACGGCACCTTCTAA
- a CDS encoding BNR repeat-containing protein produces MPAIKPIGLFSGVAAAALSLGTTAPALRAQTTVAEAHSPAAPATSYDLSAVDTVWSGHSVKSAVVVTDTMIFVGYYDANRQLTIAQRGRGDAAGWRYHKLDSWVGWDSHNYIAMAVDAAGNLHVSANMHRDPLLYYRTTTPGDVRTLARVPVMVDEALEKSATYPIFLHDAAGRLVFKYRDGSSGNGNEIYNIYDTTSGRWRHLLQTPLTDGEGQRNAYFVGPVLGPDKLFHIAWVWRESPNAETNHDLSYARSRDLVHWEDSSGKALQLPIRLKTGEIVDHVPVGGGIINNNTVVGFDPAGRVMITFHKFDAGGNTQIYVARRDPKGWTIAQVSHWSGFRWDFRGGGSLDSRLFVQGPAPVGSDRIRVSVIRDGKPIDFLLDAQSLKPLEEKAGTSLAERLAPHVATPKEMMLNTVEDPGGSGIALIWPSRPPHRDQPDDDIPSPTVLRLAVPK; encoded by the coding sequence ATGCCCGCCATCAAGCCGATCGGCCTCTTCTCCGGCGTCGCCGCAGCGGCTCTGTCGCTCGGCACCACCGCGCCCGCGCTACGCGCCCAGACGACCGTGGCCGAGGCGCATAGCCCCGCCGCCCCGGCCACCTCCTACGACCTTTCGGCGGTCGACACCGTCTGGTCCGGCCACAGCGTCAAATCCGCAGTGGTCGTGACCGACACGATGATCTTCGTCGGTTACTATGACGCCAATCGCCAGTTGACGATCGCCCAGCGCGGGCGCGGCGATGCCGCCGGCTGGCGCTATCACAAGCTGGATTCGTGGGTCGGCTGGGACTCGCACAATTATATCGCGATGGCTGTGGACGCGGCCGGCAACCTCCACGTCTCCGCCAATATGCATCGCGATCCCCTGCTCTATTACCGCACCACCACGCCCGGCGACGTCCGCACACTCGCGCGTGTGCCGGTGATGGTCGATGAAGCGCTGGAAAAGAGCGCGACCTATCCGATCTTCCTGCACGACGCCGCCGGCCGCCTCGTCTTCAAATATCGCGACGGATCGAGCGGCAACGGCAACGAGATCTACAATATCTACGATACGACCAGCGGCCGCTGGCGCCATCTGCTGCAAACCCCGCTGACCGACGGCGAGGGCCAGCGAAACGCCTATTTCGTCGGTCCCGTGCTCGGCCCGGACAAGCTGTTCCACATCGCCTGGGTATGGCGGGAATCGCCGAACGCCGAGACCAACCACGATCTTTCCTACGCGCGCAGCCGCGATCTCGTGCATTGGGAAGATTCGAGCGGAAAGGCCCTGCAACTGCCGATCCGGCTCAAGACCGGCGAGATCGTCGATCACGTGCCGGTTGGCGGCGGGATCATCAACAACAACACCGTCGTCGGCTTCGATCCGGCCGGGCGCGTGATGATCACGTTCCACAAATTCGATGCGGGCGGAAACACGCAAATCTATGTCGCGCGCCGCGACCCCAAGGGCTGGACGATCGCGCAGGTGAGCCACTGGAGCGGCTTCCGCTGGGATTTCCGGGGCGGCGGCTCGCTCGACAGTCGCCTGTTCGTGCAGGGCCCGGCGCCCGTCGGCAGCGATCGCATCCGGGTATCGGTCATCCGCGACGGCAAGCCGATCGATTTCCTACTCGATGCGCAAAGCCTGAAACCGTTGGAGGAAAAGGCTGGCACGTCGTTGGCGGAACGCCTCGCTCCCCATGTCGCAACACCGAAGGAGATGATGCTCAACACCGTGGAGGATCCCGGCGGTTCAGGGATAGCCCTCATCTGGCCATCGCGCCCGCCTCATCGCGACCAGCCCGATGACGATATCCCGTCTCCGACGGTTTTACGCCTCGCTGTTCCGAAATAG